AGTCGGACCCTTTGGGCCCCATCCAGCGGAAGACTCTGCCCATATCTTTGGTGAAGATGCTGCTGGACAGGCCCTGCTTGACCTCGTTGTTCCAGGCAAAGGCTTCCTCTTCCGTCTTGAACTTGAGCACATAGAGGATGGGGACGAAGGTTTCGGTGTGGACGATGGGCGCGTCATGAGGCAATCCTGTAATGATGGTGGGCTCCACGTAGTTTCCAGGACGATCCATCACCTTTCCCCCGCAGACCACGGTACCCCCCTGCTGCTTGGCCTGCTCAATGGCAGCCAGATACTGCTCCACGGCTTGTTTGGTGTGCAGGGGGCCGTAGAGGGTGCTTGGGTCCCAAGGGTCTCCGATGCGAACTTGTTTGTAGGCCTTCGCCACCCTCTCAACCACTGTGTCGTGGACACTCTCGTGGAGCATCAGCCTCCTGGTTGTGGTGCAGCGCTGGCCGGCAGTCCCTACCGAAGCAAACACGGCGGAGGGAACCACCAGGCTCAGGTCTGCGTCCTCAAACACGATAATGGCGTTGTTTCCGCCGAGCTCCAACAACTTGCGTCCAAACCTCTCCTGCACCATCATGGCCACGAGCTTCCCGACGTGGGTGCTGCCGGTGAACGACACAAGATCCACGCGTTCGTCCTTCGCCATGGCAGTGCCGATGTCGGCGCCGCCGCAGGTCATGGAGCAGATGGCCCCGGGCAGATTGTTCTGTTCCAGCACCTCAGCCACTATTTTGGTGACTGCAACACTGGTCAGAGGGGTGGTCGGGGCACCCTTCCAGAGGCAGACGTTGCCACAGGTCAGGGCGATGGCGTTGTTCCAGCCGTAGACAGCCACAGGGAAGTTAAAGGCCGTGATGACGCCGACGAGGCCAACTGGGTTCCACTGCTCCAGAAGAGCGTGCCCGGGTCTTTCGGAGGGAAGGATGGGCCCACCAATCATCCTCGACAGACCGACAGCGTAATCACAGACGTCAACGTACTCCTGCACTTCGCCCACTCCCTCAACATAGATCTTACCCATCTCTAGAGAAACCAGACTTCCGAGCACcttgattttctttcttaatgCATCCCCGATCTGCCTCACAATCTCTCCCCTCTTTGGAGCTGGAATATCTGCCCACACCTTCCAGGCCTCCCTCGCCTTCTGGACGGTTTCTTCGTACTCTGCCAACGTAGCCTGAGTAACTCTGGCTATCGGCTCATTGTTGGCGGGGCAGTAGGACGTGACCACCTCGCCGCTGCCCCCCCAGCTCCCGTTGTAAACCCCTGGGTTGTCCTCGGATAAACCCAGCTCCTTCAGCCACGAGTATTTGGGCTGGTTGATGAGGAGACTCGACATGGCCGCTGACTGGTGGCAGCGAACAGATGCAAATTCGTTTCTCAAAAGTAGCCTGCTGTGCCGGGCAAGGGTCAGAGTAAGGCAGCGCTGCATGGATGCTGAAAACCAAGGTCAGAgttaaaaattaatttcacaTGTCAGACGACACTGAGAAGTGAATAATCTTACAGATCAATCAATCTACAAGGTTATAATTTAACTCAAAACTTCCAACAGAAAAAGTGTGCCTCGTTTGTCGAAATCGAATCCTAAAATTGAAAACAAGTGAGGTTAAAACGCTCAACGCATACAGATATTTGGCATACTTATTTGAAGcgtatttctttttaaatgtaaagagaGGTCATGCATTATTCAACTGGTACTGAAGTTATGTGTCGGCTTCCGTCTTGAAACATCTGAATGTAAACTGGAGCtatgagaattttttttattttgaatttattattatttttttatttcttgactttatttttttccatacaGGGTGAGGGGAGATGATTAATATCTTAGAGGGGCCTTCAATAAAACTTAACTTGTAAATACGCAAAAAATGCATGCGTATTTAAACATTAATACCGCAATCATGATGgaaattatttatattgtgcagctctagaTAGAGTTGTACCATAATAATTTACCGCTGAATGCCTCATAAAATCCTTCCTGCTTGTGGCAATCGGACTCAAGTGCAATAATTAATCATTCTaatattgtaaatgttttttcgTTACTTTTTATGTCTAAAGATACTATACTGTgtcctaaatatatatatataaatacactgTACTACTTGTATGCATCTCTTGACACTTTGAGGACACCACACTGGCACAGCATTCTGATTCTTAATTCTGATTCTTGAACTTGTCCATACAAAAGGTTATTTAATAATTCTGCATCTCAGGGTTTGCATGCTCACATATTGAAATTGTCCTCTTCTTTGCCCCCAAACTTTTACCGGGTTACGTAACCGTACCTGTTCTCAAAAGAACGGCACACCGAATGATTACCCAACCTTATACGCCAATGTTGGGCAATCACAAAGATGTTGTCTCTGACACGAAGGCATTCACCATATTGATTAAACGGGAGAGAGCCACTCtttaaatgtcacttttaaCTGCAAGATTACTCTGACACTTTTGCGTGTCTAAAACTCCCAGCATGTGTTGAGGTGCTATATTTGCGCGATGAGGTGACACTGTATTGAGATTAACGACCGTGGACTCAAGGTCTTCCGGTCAACAGCCGCTAAATTGGCTGTGTTGCTACAGATCTAGCATCTGCATGTTAATTTATTGTCTAAAAAGCAAGTAAACGCTAGCTATGGTCATTTTTATGTACTCACGTTGCTGTAAAGCCGACTAGGCCACGTCCAGTCCGGAGCAGGGAAGTACTCGCTTTCTTAAACGGAAGCACCTCTGCTGTGCTGACTTCTGATTGGACGGCTGAGCCGACGCACAGTGGCGCCTGCTTTGTCAGAGCGATCGATGCTACATGCTAGCAGATAGCTAGCTTTTGTTGTGGTTGAGCATTGAACGAGTTGTTTCTAGTCCAGTAGCTTCAACTTCATAAAAGCGTCCGCCGAGACACTTTCTACGATGAGTGGCGGAGTTTATGGAGGCGGTGAGtatatattttaattgaaatacaacTAAACCTCAGAAGAAGTTGATGCGTCTCGTGCTAGCATTAGCTAGCTTCGCAGTTAGCAAACCGTGCTAGCTGCGCTAATGCTCAGCTCCGCGGAGGACCAAATGTGCCAATTTTCTCGTATTCGTGGTGTCGTTCATTTGCACGTATCATAATTATACAATCATTCGGATTTATTACGCTGTGTTGTATAGCATTGTTTATGTTTCAGTCATATAACTGACCTCGGTTGCTACAAGTGAATGAATGGAAGTGCGTTTACCGAAGCGTCCATGCATCTCGGTAATTAAAAAAACCTTAGCTACCACGTAACTGGCTGTCTCGTTGTTATCGGTCGGGATTAAGGAAGATTAACTCATATTACCGAGGCGTCAGTAAGATCCGTATTCTGCGGATTGGCTAGTTTTGGAGAAACGATCTTAAATGTCCTCGCTGTCATAGTTTGCGTTCATCACAACAATACTGCTGAAAACACGTGCATACCTAGTTTGTcactcttgtttttatttacaaaaaaaaaaaaaaaaaactgtcacatTCCCAGCACAAACTGTTCAATTCGTATTTTGAACATTATTTAGAGAAGATTTAATATAATAAAACCTGTACATTTTCGCTCATAGTGATTTTTCATTCAAGGGACATTTAAATTATCGGTGACACGAATGACAGTGAAATCTGTAAAGTTTCAATCTTTTCTTCCTGTGTACCTGTAGGGTCAAAGAATTGCCCCAATCATTCATGTTGACTGCTTATTTTTGTCTTGGGGGCAGTGTGCTGCAAAATATCGTTTGTGGATTAAATGTGTGGACATTAGGAATGCATGACACCAGGAAAACATGTTATATCATTTGGTATTCTCCAGACAAACATCATCCTCGGCTTATAGAGCACAGACACATGGCACTTGCGTAATATTTGTCGCAGTCCTGTATGACAGGGATCGTCGacggctggtgtcctgcaacctttataTGTCTCTTCTTCAACAGGCCTgtgtcaaataatcaggtcattatcAGGACTCAGCAGAACTTGAGTGCATTCTAAGGAGGCAATTCAGCCAATTTaatcaggtgtgttggatcagggacacctCTAAAAAGTTCTAGGACACCCGACCTCTAGAGTTTTTGATCCCTGCTCTTCATTATTGATGCTTTGCACCCTGATTCCTTTACGGTTATTTTGGAGCAACTTTGGACAGTACAGGGATAATACAGACATTTCAGAGAAATTACAAAAAGGGTTTCAATAGCCTTCATTGTTGTCATGAAACTGATCGTTTAAGGTGTAACGGAGGAATTAACAGTAGTCATGGGATTCAACAGTTATGCCGTCATTAATTAGCAGAGCAACGTTGTTTTGCTGGTGCTTGACTgctttcaaattgttttaatattttcaggTCTGTGTTGTCACTATGgcgttttttttatgttgtatatAACATAAGCAAATGaaagaagaaacaacaaaaagggaaaaaatgcattgaatgaaattactttatttaagatttaaaccTTTTGAACCCGTAAAACCCCATGTAGGGGCTAAGCCGACGCTTGAAGCCACTGGAGTGTTTTCAAACCCGAATCTTATGGTTGACATGCATTTGCTAAGGTGAGATGGTAAATAGGAATTGTCCAGATGCTGTTCTTGCAGCTAAAAGCCGATTTTAGTCTTACATTCGCTTTCTTATAACGAAAGGTTATACAAAACAGCCCGCTGTATTGTGACAGCGTTCCCGGCCAAGCGGTCACAACCGATTAGCCGGCGAAACACACACCCCTACACACATCATTTCCCGTCTTTTAAAGACTTTACACACATTGGCTTCTACACCTCATTTTAATAATGATGAACTATTATTATACTGCTGTTTTCTGACAGCAAAAGTTATTTAGATAGGCTTTAAATGAACAGTTTAACTTCTCACATCCCTGCCTATGGTTGTTTCTGTAGATGAGGTGGGAGCGTTGGTGTTTGACATTGGTTCGTATTCTGTAAGAGCTGGCTATGCGGGAGAAGATTGTCCCAAGGTAGGTGGATCACTCAAATGACCTGATTAACTGCGTGTCTTCTCTTCCTCTGAGTGCCTGCATGTTATCTCTGGGGGGGACGCCAGTGTCAGGAAATTAGGGCCGTCCCCCAGGAGACAGACCGGATAAATTGAGTTCAGATCATTTTGAACCCCTTACTTGGTTTAGATTTTGTCTTGCTTTAGTCTGAGTTCTTAATAGTGGGAATGAAATGAAGCATCAGAGATATTGATTTATAAATCTAATGTTTCATTTGGGCAATATTTCAAAACACCTTGTTTATAGTACAATAAATGTGCTTCAGTTTTGTGGTTCCCATTGGTCAAACAATGCATTTGTGCTAATGTACTGTGCTGGTCCGTATACACTGGGTGGTTCTATATTACTGATTGCTTCAAGTACATGTCAGAATAATTAAAAGTGGTTTCCATACTTGCAGAGCACTATCCCTACAAATGGCAAtgcattaaatatatataaaatgaatttgCTAAAAAGTATGAGAATAAATCTAACCGACTTAAGTATGCTcgcttttattattatttaatgccGATTTACTACAAACTTAAAAATACTATGAACAATGAATATCTGACCAACCTTAAGCGAGCTTTCtataacaaaaatacatttgcttaaatatagaaaaaaacttttgtgtAAACCTGGTGGTATTTTTTGCATGTAGATGAGATTAAAATCTGCTACTTTTTAGCATAAGATAATTTCCTAAGTTAAACACTGGTTCAGATGTTACCAATAAAGTTTTCACCAAAACAGTGTTTTGCCCACCCGTTGAGAATTGTCACGTTCTTTACACCAGGAGAAAGCCAAtactggggggggggagtaAGCGCAAATGTGAGCCCTGACTTGCAGATTGTTTTCTTTTGGTTGGCCGGTGCTTAGGCGGACTTCCCAACAGTGATAGGTGTCACTATTGACCGGGATGATGGCAGCACGCCCATGGAGATGGACGGTGACAAGGGCAAGCAGAGTGGCACCACCTACTACATCGATACCAATCAGCTCAGGGTTCCCAGAGAGAACATGGAGGTCATGTCTCCCCTAAAGAATGGCATGAGTGAGTATTTGGTTGAGTTGAAGTCGATGAATGTAAATTAAACTCAACTCACAGACAGGCAAAAATATTTCTCCATATAAGcagcgtttttattttttatttttcagtgctGCGTTATTAAAAtgttagatttaaataaaaaatgttgcgtttttttttctgagttcCATCATGGTCAGTGATgaagatttaataataaatattaatagaTCACACAGCTTGATCTGGATCTACAGTCAGACTGTTTAGGTGTGACTTTGTAGGTGAGCGCGTCACAACCCCCGACTGACGTATGGATGACTGCTGTTTATGAATATTTATGAGATTATCTTGAGCCAAAATCAATGCAATATATTAAGCCCAACCATGTGAAATGTTCTTTTCTCCATTAAACtcatgtttctctcctttttggTTTAAAACCATGGCTGGATGTACTTAAATTTTCCTTTGCTGCATAATCTGCAGCCTCAAATATATATAGGGGGGGTTACATATCCAGAGCTGTCCTTGGTACTGAACTGAGTTTAACACACATGAACCTGTACAGGCAATTGAAAGAGGTCAACGACTATAAAGTCTTGGACATATTGTTTTCCATAAAATGGTGTGTAGTAAATTACTTTATAGTAAACCTGGTCTTCTTGTCCTTCGTTCACTTGGTCTGTAGTTAAaattttaagataaaaataattctaaaaacAGCCTATTAAcagattattataattattataagaATTATCTTAGGCTATGTGACTGGAAACGTTACAGCTTGGGTTCCAAAACCATAGGAAACTCAAAATTATTGTTTAATCATGATAaataattatgtatttattgatATCTACTGAATATTTCAAATTAGTTTGGTTCTATAATGTCAAGCTTTTAGCAGGTATTTGATTTTAGGATTTTAATCCAAATCATTTTCTAAGGCCTCACAAGTATCAAGATGAAAAACAAGCGTCCCAGCGCATCATTTCAGCAGATGATGCCAGTCAGAATTGTGGGCCAGTGATGTTTGGCTTTGCAGCTATCTAAAACTGAGTGTGACGGTCATGTTAATCGCAGCAGAACAGCACAGTGGGACCACTAGCTCCCATAGAGAGCTGACCTGGAACATTGGTGCTCGTCTGGTGCTCAAATTGTTTTCTAAAAATACCTCTTCGCTGCTCTAATTCTTTTATCATCATCTTCACTGGCTCTCATAATAAGAGAGATGTTTTTAGTGGATGTGATGTTTGGTTTCCATGAGATTTTATGctatttaagtatttttattttattttatttttttttatgaatagaCTTTTCTCCAATTACTAAGCCctctttctgaaaatgaaatggCTAAATACAAGTCACttttactcatttaaagaaaaagacgAGTTGCAGTTAACGTTTGCCTTACTTTCTGTGTTATTCCCCTCTCAGTTGAGGACTGGGACAGTTTCCAGGCCATCTTGGATCACACTTATAAGATGCATTTCAAGTCTGAACCCAGCCTACATCCTGTGCTCATGTCAGAAGCATCGGTGAGTTTGCTTTTGTGTAATGTTTACTGTGAGTGTCACCCACGATATATATTCTGTGACCATTTCAGAGTCAGCCATGTCTGTTTGGGACTTCTGAGACGCCCTTTGTTTTAGTTTCCGGGAAAATATTGTGAGGCGGGGATTAGAAGCGTAGAATCTGGTTCCTGAGCTGCTGCGTGTCACTAACACTGAGGGTTTGCATTTGTTTAAGGGTGTCTGACAGTGGGAATTTATTGTGAGCGAGTAacgtctgttttgttttcagtggAACACGCGAGCAAAACGAGAGAAGCTTACAGAGTTGATGTTTGAGCATTACAACATTCCTGCCTTCTTCCTCTGTAAATCAGCGGTTCTGTCTGCGTATCCTTTACTGTTTCTTTTCATCCAGAAAAGAAAACGGTTTGACAGAAACTACTGGGTTAATTTAATGATGGACTTTCTCTTCAGTGATGATTTTAGGCTTATTTGTTAAATAGCAACTCTAATTTAACAGTTACAGTAACTTCAGTACcatgacacccccccccccccccccctttacagTCTCCTTAACCTTGAATATCCCAGCTTTGCCAATGGGCGGTCGACAGGTCTGGTCCTGGACAGCGGAGCCACACACACAACTGCAATTCCAGTACATGACGGTTACGTTCTTcagcaaggtgaaaaaaaaatggcaatgaATTTGTAATACAaggcaaatacaaaaaaaatggtttgaaaCTTAATCTGAATTATGTGTGGTTTGATGCCATCTGCTGGTCGGAGCTTGTCTCAACTATGTGCTGCACTGGCGCTAATGAGATTTGGCAGtgcagcatttttgtttttttttgcaattaaactgtttattagtAAGATATTATTAGCCGctattgaaacaaaaaaaattatctaaatgATGGtcttatttgttgtttgtattcaTACAGTTtggctttttaattatttaaaacacagcgcTTGTCTCTAAAACTTGCTTAAATTCTTACAAAAGTAGTTTTGTAAAAAGTCTTGCAAAAGTAGTTTTACTTAAGTATAGTAATTAGACTACTTGAACCTTTACACAGTaatgttgcaaccacaaacatgTTGTATTGGATTTCAACGCGATAGGTCGACACAAGGCAGTGCATAATAGTGAGATGGGTGGAAAACAATGCCTTGTTTTCAAAATTTGTCATCactgaaaactgtaaaaaaaacgtGGCTTATTGTTTTCTGCCCCCTTTATACTGAACCCCTAAATATAACTTAGTGCAGTCGATTGCTTTCAAAAGTCATTTAGTAAACTGAGCTGGCTTCTGTGTAATTTAAAGTCAGAATAAATGGAGCTACGCTTTCAGCGCTTTACATCTATTGGAGCTTTGTTTAATCAGTCATCCACAAATTAAAGGAGAATTGctaactgcaaacctaccaagacatcaCCAACCGGGTGTTTAGTTGATTggtaaaaagaataaataagttGAAAACCACAtactgttttccttccacttcagcGCACCAGTATTGAGCTACTGtgttttggtctatcacatataaTAAAATGAAGGTTCAGGTTGTGACATAACAGAATGTGAACATGTTTAAAACTTCTAAACTCTGTAAAAGTTGCCTGTGAAAACTTATTTTGGTTCTTGGTGCAAATTTTGGACAATCAAGGTGGTGAAAAGTACCATCGATCCTTTGTAATAAAACCTAAGACTAACCATGAAATGGCACTCATCACGCTCCCAAAGTAAAGTTAACCTCGTGCTGTTTTTGTCTGAGTTTCTAAAGGTCTCATGTTTACTTGTCTTTGACAGGCATTGTAAAATCGCCTTTGGCGGGCGATTTCATGAGCATGCAGTGTAGGGAGTTGTTTCAAGAATTAAATGTGGAGATAATCCCTCCCTACATGATTGCATCAAAGGTAAATGTGTCGTTCAGTTACAAAATGAATCTAAGTTGAAGTTACTACATTGTGAAATGGCTAACTTTGCTGATCCATGTCTACTGTGCGAATAATTATGTGACAGGATCCAGTGCGGGAGGGAGCCCCAGCCTGCtggaagaaaaaggagaaactACCTCAAGTCACTCGGTCTTGGCACAACTACATGTGTAACGTAATAACTGAACTCATTTGTTTTGCAGCACATTTAAGATTTCTTTCCAGGGCTTGAAATGACTGTGTGCCATTTTCTATGCTGTGTTTATCGCAGTGTGTAATTCAGGATTTCCAGGCGTCTGTCCTGCAGGTTTCGGACTCTCCATATGATGAACAGTAAGTTTTCACCAAATTTACATTAATTCCAAAATTATGCTTACGGTTATTGCATAAACAATTTTCCACATACACACTATACTGCCAAAGTAGGAGGCCACGTGCGCTTTAAGTCCAGTTGGGAAATTGCCTTGCTAATAAACATCCCACAGTGATCTGTTAGCGGTGTCATAACAAAGTAGAAGCGGATGATAAACGACAGAAATTCAGCTACGAAGTATAAGGCCAAGTAAACTTACGCAGCCGGGTCCGTGGATGTTGGGGCACATCTGTGCATAGAGGTCGCCGGCTGTCTGAAGGGTCAGCAGCTGTAGACCTCCTAACTGGATGTGGTCTTCAGATTAACTCAAAAACTGTGTAGGGGACTTCATAGATTGGGTTTCTAAACCGAGCATAACGAATCTTGTCTGGCAGTCCTTTGGACAGGTCTGAGTTAGGAAGTGGCCTTGAGAATAGCACTCACCTGTAGCGATAGGCAGGTATGATTATTGTATATCGTTTTCCAAAATAATTCTAGTTGTAATCAAAATTATGATCATGTGAAGGACAACTTACAATTAATGACTTATTTTCTCCACTGATGGCTCTTGAGATCAGCAAATATTAATAAAAccgaaaaaacattaaatgtagtTACTGT
The Fundulus heteroclitus isolate FHET01 chromosome 9, MU-UCD_Fhet_4.1, whole genome shotgun sequence genome window above contains:
- the LOC105936839 gene encoding alpha-aminoadipic semialdehyde dehydrogenase, with amino-acid sequence MQRCLTLTLARHSRLLLRNEFASVRCHQSAAMSSLLINQPKYSWLKELGLSEDNPGVYNGSWGGSGEVVTSYCPANNEPIARVTQATLAEYEETVQKAREAWKVWADIPAPKRGEIVRQIGDALRKKIKVLGSLVSLEMGKIYVEGVGEVQEYVDVCDYAVGLSRMIGGPILPSERPGHALLEQWNPVGLVGVITAFNFPVAVYGWNNAIALTCGNVCLWKGAPTTPLTSVAVTKIVAEVLEQNNLPGAICSMTCGGADIGTAMAKDERVDLVSFTGSTHVGKLVAMMVQERFGRKLLELGGNNAIIVFEDADLSLVVPSAVFASVGTAGQRCTTTRRLMLHESVHDTVVERVAKAYKQVRIGDPWDPSTLYGPLHTKQAVEQYLAAIEQAKQQGGTVVCGGKVMDRPGNYVEPTIITGLPHDAPIVHTETFVPILYVLKFKTEEEAFAWNNEVKQGLSSSIFTKDMGRVFRWMGPKGSDCGIVNVNIPTSGAEIGGAFGGEKHTGGGRESGSDSWKQYMRRSTCTINYSKDLPLAQGIKFE
- the actl6a gene encoding actin-like protein 6A gives rise to the protein MSGGVYGGDEVGALVFDIGSYSVRAGYAGEDCPKADFPTVIGVTIDRDDGSTPMEMDGDKGKQSGTTYYIDTNQLRVPRENMEVMSPLKNGMIEDWDSFQAILDHTYKMHFKSEPSLHPVLMSEASWNTRAKREKLTELMFEHYNIPAFFLCKSAVLSAFANGRSTGLVLDSGATHTTAIPVHDGYVLQQGIVKSPLAGDFMSMQCRELFQELNVEIIPPYMIASKDPVREGAPACWKKKEKLPQVTRSWHNYMCNCVIQDFQASVLQVSDSPYDEQVAAQMPTMHYELPNGYNCDFGAERLKIPEGLFDPSNAKGLSGNTMLGVGHVVTTSVGMCDIDIRPGLYGSVVVTGGNTLIQGFTDRLNRELSQKTPPSMRLKLIANNTTVERRFSAWIGGSILASLGTFQQMWISKQEYEEGGKQCVDRKCP